One Anoplopoma fimbria isolate UVic2021 breed Golden Eagle Sablefish chromosome 21, Afim_UVic_2022, whole genome shotgun sequence DNA segment encodes these proteins:
- the LOC129111063 gene encoding lethal(3)malignant brain tumor-like protein 4, whose translation MKNKVSSTQVSVKRRSWSWQQYLNEQKTEAVPLSLFTQSQSVPSRRTGFKVGMKLEGIDPLHPSMFCVLTVAEVIGCRVRLHIDGYSECYDFWVNSDSANIRHAGWCKENNHKLHPPKGHSETDFDWQHYLQSTGSHAAPPTLFTRRTASCVFSVGMKLEAVDRKNPGLVCVASVSDVIDDHFLVHFDNWDDTYDYWCDSSSPSIHPVDWCEEQGRPLTAPQGHPNPENFLWEEYLQQTGSTAAPSSAFTLRAPHGFQVNQKLEAVDRRNPMLIRVATVTDTEDYRVKVHYDGWSQQFDVWSDSDHCDLHPVGWCQRTGHPLEPPPGSSPLSPSQGVCPTPGCRGVGHIKGAKYTGHHSAFGCPYSDINMRKEVVLPDRLGGERVITLVPVTTYHHGNQSDSVQVKTEPTDQTLLLPLGKRRRLTDRLSQPTKFLRVKQEEEELHIGALGPAADSSLQAALHQSVFLSAMSAQPGRDLSLCWEQHRKLLPGVCGVHAESVQHWSVQQVSDFIESLPGCEDQAQRFRDEHIDGRAFLLLSQRDIVRIMSIKLGPALKIYNSILMFKHVEDRNQSHAEDRNQSHAEDRNQSHTEDRSQSHAEDRNQSHAEDRSQSHAEDRSQS comes from the exons aTGAAGAACAAAGTCAGCAGCACTCAAG tgagtgTAAAGAGGCGGTCCTGGTCCTGGCAGCAGTACCTGAACGAACAGAAAACTGAAGCTGTTCCTCTGTCACTGTttacacag tCCCAGTCTGTTCCCAGTAGGAGGACTGGTTTTAAGGTTGGGATGAAGCTGGAGGGCATCGACCCGCTGCACCCGTCTATGTTCTGTGTGCTGACCGTCGCcgag gtgatTGGCTGTCGGGTCCGCCTCCATATTGACGGGTACTCTGAGTGCTATGACTTCTGGGTAAACTCTGACTCAGCAAACATCAGACATGCAGGCTGGTGTAAAGAAAACAACCACAAGCTCCACCCACCCAAAG GCCACAGTGAGACAGATTTTGATTGGCAGCACTACCTTCAGTCCACAGGCTCTCATGCTGCTCCTCCAACCCTGTTCACCCGTCGCACTGCA agcTGTGTCTTCAGTGTGGGGATGAAGCTGGAGGCCGTGGACAGAAAGAACCCCGGACTCGTCTGCGTCGCCTCAGTCTCTGATGTCATCGATGACCACTTCCTGGTTCACTTTGACAACTGGGACGACACGTATGACTActg GTGTGACAGCAgcagtccatccatccatcctgtgGACTGGTGTGAAGAGCAGGGACGACCTCTGACTGCTCCTCAgg gaCACCCCAACCCAGAGAACTTCCTGTGGGAGGAATACCTTCAGCAAACTGGTTCTACAGCAGCTCCCAGTTCAGCTTTCACACTG AGAGCTCCACACGGTTTCCAGGTGAACCAGAAGCTGGAGGCGGTCGACAGGAGGAACCCCATGTTGATCCGCGTCGCCACGGTAACGGATACAGAAGACTACAGGGTGAAG GTCCACTATGACGGCTGGTCGCAGCAGTTTGACGTCTGGAGTGACAGCGACCACTGTGACCTCCATCCTGTGGGCTGGTGCCAACGCACCGGACACCCACTGGAACCCCCCccag GTTCCTcccccctgtctccctctcaggGTGTCTGTCCCACTCCAGGCTGCAGAGGAGTCGGACACATTAAAGGAGCCAAATACACCGGACATCACAG TGCCTTCGGGTGTCCGTACTCGGACATTAATATGCGTAAGGAGGTGGTGCTTCCTGATAGGCTGGGAGGAGAGCGAGTCATCACCCTCGTACCTGTCACCACATATCACCACGGCAACCAGTCAGACAG TGTCCAGGTGAAGACGGAGCCCACAGACCAGACGCTGCTGCTTCCTCTGGGGAAGAGAAGaagactgacagacag ACTGTCCCAACCAACCAAATTCCTCCGtgtgaaacaggaagaggaggagcttcaCATCGGCGCCCTGGGTCCAG caGCAGATTCTAGTCTGCAGGCCGCCCTCCACCAGTCTGTCTTCCTGTCGGCCATGTCGGCGCAGCCCGGCCGtgacctgtctctctgctggGAGCAACACCGCAAACTGCTGCCGGGCGTCTGCGGAGTCCACGCCGAGAGCGTCCAACACTGGAGCGTCCAGCAG gtctCAGACTTcattgagtctcttcctggttgtgAAGATCAGGCCCAACGGTTCAGAGACGAG CACATTGATGGGCGGGCCTTCCTTCTGCTCTCCCAACGGGACATCGTCAGGATCATGTCAATCAAACTTGGCCCCGCCCTCAAAATATACAACTCCATCCTGATGTTCAAGCACGTTGAGGACAGGAACCAATCACATGCTGAGGACAGGAACCAATCACACGCTGAGGACAGGAACCAATCACACACTGAGGACAGGAGCCAATCACACGCTGAGGACAGGAACCAATCACACGCTGAGGACAGGAGCCAATCACACGCTGAGGACAGGAGCCAATCATGA